The nucleotide window TCATCTGCCGATACTGCAAACAATaccaaaaaaatgttttttctgaCACTTGGCACTGTCTACTTATTCTTTAAACCCAGATATAACCTAATCATAGTAAATCACTTCTTAGTAACACCACACACCATTCAACAGATTGAAATAAATGGCGAATAACCAAAATGCAGAAAATACCTATGAtgaattacatttttcaatAGACATCTTGAACAAATATAGGATGAACATCTAGATTATGGATCCTACATATATCACGACTAAGAAAAAGGAAGAACTTTGTCCACTTGTATGTCTTTGCAATAATTCATATCATAcaaaacatatatgcacatatAAAGAGACCTTGAATACTACTCAAGAGCATTTGAACTCGAAGCAGCACTATGAGTCACTAAAGTCAACATACGTCATAATTATGGCAGTCTACCTCAATGCACTTTGCCCATGATCTTCACTAAAAATGTTTGTCAGTAAGGACATATCTGTTCCTTTTGACAATTTATATATGCAACAACAATGCAGACATTCTCTGATAAACAACAAGCACCTTATGCATCCTCAATCAGTGCACACCACCACCACCCCTAGAGTGCTATCTTATTGGCATTCCCTTTCTTTACAAAGCAAGCAATATACAAGAGATGGCTCTTCTGCGCTTTAAGTATTGCCTTTGCAATCTCTTGCTTTCTTGTGCCAATGGACCTCAACTACTTCCATCCCCATCCTACTACTTCAGCTATCGCTTTATTTATTCAAACAAACACAATCTGCAAACAGGTTCCTTGGAAGCTTTACCTATTAAAAAAGGTCTTTGGAAACTTTTGCTTGAGAAACTAACTATATTGCCAGCCAAAGACTTATGGTTGAAAATTCAACTCGACAAGAAAAGTCAGTTAATGGGACAATAATAAAGTAGCCAGAAGACATTTCAAACCAAAGTTCTACTCCAAAGTGCCACTAAACTATCAATAACGCAGAAAAAGTGATGTTCGAATTTGGAAGCATCTCTTGTGAAGCTGTCAGTGTTGAAAAACAAGTCATTGCTTCTGCGGAAAATTATGGCCCTTCTGTCCCCCATGGCTAATCTAGCAGGTCAGGCCAAGTGCTTCATTCTTTCTAGTTGAAGTAGTAGGAAAGTAAGGGTAGAAGGGGGTTATGCCAAAGTGGTGAACAGGACTACTACTTTGGGCTTTTTCCTCCATAAGATTAGCCCAAAAATACGCGAACTGATGGATTATAAAGAGCACCTAGACGCTCTAAGGTAGGCGTAAAACCATCAGGCTATCTAAAACTAATCTAGCTTTTCATCTGAAAATTCCTAGAAAATATAGCCACCATGACAAGGAGCCCTATTATTGGATTCTATAGTATCACCTGAACATTGTAAGATACGTTTGTGTTCAGGTTGCCGAAATTCTCGAGGAGGTTTGAGTTGAACAAAATTATATCTTTACTGCTCCACAAACTAAAAATGACAACAGAAGGAAAAGGGTTTTAATACGACACTGAGTTTCTTCTTCCTGACAAGAATTAGGGACACATAGGATATTTACTCAATCACATTGCATGATAAGAACTTAAGCAAAATAAGTGAAATCTAAGAGTTTTTTTATCCCTCCCTAGGAGCTTCCTCCTTTTTTTGCTACCTGCAACCTTAATGTGGGAGGTAAAGAGTGCTTACCACCTCAGCAACCCCCTCTTGTCTGCTCAATCTAAGGGTCAAACCATGTAACTGCATGATATGTTTACCTTATTGTGATTTTCAATAGATATTAGACAGGTGCAGCCTGCAAATTGCTGGTTAGGCTTAAGCAAATCATCAATTTTGAACACATTTAATCGAACATTATACATCTTGCAGGCTGCACCAAACAAAGTACTACTTATCTATTTCAATGTTTGCGACAAGAATTACATCATTCTCAAAACCTTAAATTAACAACTACTTCTGGTGTTCTTAATCACAACACACAGTCTCTAAACTCAACTAATTTCCCCTCAACAGCCGTTAAACAGAATGAATTCCAACTTACCAAGCACGCTAACATGATTACATCGCAGGAAATAATCAACTGCTCGAAAAATGCAATATTTACAGTTAACCATCGAGCAGAAATCAAATTAGGGCTCAACAACGAACCAGAATAGAAGAGAGGTACCTGATGAAAGTCGCCGGAGCCAGAACCAGCAGAACTTCCAGACGTATTGCTAACCCGTACAGGCACACATTCAAGTATACGCCGGAGCTTGATCTCAAGATCCTCCTCTTCAGGATTAGCTGCAGGTGGCGTGTATTCCACTAGAGCTGTGGAAGAAGAAGCCGGAGGACGAGGAGGTAGAGCAGCCACCTGCCTCTCCGACGCAGCAACAATCTGTAAATCTCCGGCTGCGACGGCCGTTGATCGACCCGACGATGACATCTTCGCGGCCCCAAGAAGAGCTTCTTACTTTCACCTTTGTACTCGGGGAAGAATAAATAGGCTATAGAGGATCTTACCTGTTGCGAACTGAGAGAACTCTTTTCTAGGGTACCGGGACTTCGCCGCCGACTATGATTGCCTGGAGCTGGAAGACGATTAACCTTTTAGGGCAATATACCCCTAAATTCCATCAGAATGCATCTCAGAAATCTAAAGTTACAGTTGGATTGAATTATTATGCAATTCTAAATTTATTTAAGACCCTAGGATCCTCTTGTTTTATTAAAAGccaaatactatttttatttggtttgagGTATTATGcaattctaaattttatttatttagtgatgagataagttattcAATATACATGttagaataatttatttatttttaattatgaataacTTAATTAGAGATAATTAATCTCACAATAAATTTGTTTTGGTTAAATGACCTCTTATTTATCTAAACTCAATCGCTAACAATTTGAACACTTGAATCTTGATGTTTACCTCAAatacttaacaaaataaaatgtgtatttTATTCGGGTGATACGATCAAgagattaataaaaaataatatatatataacagatatatttttctaaaattaaattatttataaagtaCTGACCTCGCTTGAAATATNTCCTCTTGTTCAAATACTACTTTTATTTGGTTTGAGGTATTATGCaattctaaatttatttatttagtaatGAGATAAGTTATTCAATATACATGttagaataatttatttatttttaattgtgaaTAACTTAATTAGAGATAATTACTCTcacaataaatttattttggttaaaTGACCCCTTATTTATCTAAACTCAATCGCTAACAATTTGAACACTTGAATCTTGATGTTTATCTCAAatacttaacaaaataaaatgtgtattCCATTCGAGTGATACAATCAAGagattaataataaataataatatatatatatatatatatatataacaaatatgtttttctaaaattaaattatttataaagtaCTAACCTCGCTCGAAATATCTAAAAAATGAAAGCAAATCTTAAAGGATTTTATGTTTTTggtctatttcattttcttgaagGCTACACCTTAAAATCATTCTCTCatttattttacttctttttttattctacTTATGTTTTTCCGAAATATAAGTTTATTGGGTTATTTATGAGTATTTGACTAATTTAGGTGCACTCCTGGATTCATTACTTTGTATGTATATCTTTCGATTCAAATTTAAGgattaaaattaagaagaaaaaacatgttttaagaTTCCATAATGACCCATTATAACTTGGGAAAAAATGATAGAAGTACAATTTCCTAATTTATATTgcaaaattacttaaaatttatattacaaatatgtcaaatcataattattttattttattttaaatagatttaaagaatggttacacaaaaattaaaatagagagGCAGGTGTAATGTCGTAAACTACAAAGAAGGTGAGTGTTATAGAGCAAAATCTTGAGAAAGATCTTTGAAATTATTCCAAAACAATAATCTATAaaactttcatatatatatatatatttactagaatgtttaaaaatttgatacacAATATACCAAATTATAAAAGGTATTTATACAttctttatacaaatttataaatttcttaaacGTTGTCGGTTGATTTTTTTCGAACGACAAAATAGAATCttctaaaaattaaaggaaatgtAGATGTTGTGATGTCTTATCATTCCCAATAGGTATAGCCGTATAAGATATCACGAATCACAACATaatttgattggaaaatattttgaaaactaATGATAAtttgttcttgaaattttgCTATAATAATTGCATATGTAATTTGTGATTTTTCGAATTTaaggataaaattttaaaatgattattCTTGCATTGGATTTGTTTCATCAAGATCTATCACTTgactttgattttattttttgaacgtCAAGAGGGATTGTGACTACATGACAACCATCTAGAATGTTTAAGCTTTCTCCTTTGGATCAATTGAGATAAGTATTGAAAATTTTCAGTAAGTACTAAAATGTAATTTTAGGTAGAACACGAAACAAACTATATACTCCTTGCGTcctattttatatgatttagcTTGACTTAACAtgaattttaagaaatataaaagacttttaaaattaagaaaaatatgcaTAATAACATACATTTAGCCTATATTAGGTACTATAGGtacaatttaagaaaattgtaatttgcAACTACAGTTTTCGCAATTTTAGTTATTCGCCTGATTTGTATAATCTagttgatttgtataaatccagaatttgtataattcgattcccgattttataaattcagaattttatatatgcttaccctagctagttgtatacgatttatgaaaaatttataatagattACTCTATTTGAATATTGACAAGCGAAATATACGAacagagttttgaaaaatttataaatgtataaatacaaaaaattgtatatacctACCCTATTTATATATTCGCAAGCGAAATATAGAAACAGACAGAAATATACAAACCATAGTTTCATAGCAAACAAAACTATAGTTTTGGAGCGCAATTATCGAAACTATAGTTCTGGAGCATAATTATCGAAACTATAGTTATAGAAccttattatgtctattatgtttgttacttctgaatttttttcattaaaattagtgatatatatttgtgtgattATGAATCATTTCATCAAaggtaaaattaatatttaaagctaaattattagtaaatataaaaaaggaaaaactacagaaaatagcaaactatatctcatattaaaataatatagctatagttaactttatttatattttatggttatatttaatgaataaatagcaaatacaatttcagatccctaaaattattattttatacaatttcaaACTCCTAaatttttttccctcttttcaCGCTTCCCTTTTATACAATTTCACACGCCTAAATTTTTTTCCCTCATTTCACGCTTCCCTATTTCCTACTCCCCTTTTTGCAGCTTTCATTCCTTATCCCAAATCAAATTTTTATCCCCAAATCACAAACACTACTCCTAAATCAACTTCACCTCTTCAAAGTATCCACAAAATCAATCTCCTCTTCGCTCGGATCCTTGCAATCAGCGACTTTGCTTTATTTTCggagttttatttgttgtttagttcCTACAGGTTTcttcaaattcttatttttttctatttttttcgtTGAAAGTCTTATATAGGTATACGTTTATGTTTCTTTCTAGTTGAAGTTGAAGATTGTTTTCAACATTGCAATGTCGGAAACAAATACTCCAAGGAGGATCACAAGAGGTACATATTATCCTGATAATTGCATGGTGGGGATACCCTCATTTGATTTGTGTATAACGCAAATGCAATCACAAATTTCAGGCTCCATTGCTGCGATGGAGATAGAGAAGAAATCGANAGCTATTTCAATCTAATAACCCTAAAACTATAGTCATTTATGTAAGttttactataaaaaatatatttttaaatagactgaaaagaaaagtaaataataCGGAGTAgtcttttattttatccttttttttaataaaaggaTAATAAAAAGATAACGGTGGAggcaaaataaaaatttaagtcgGATAAATATAAATACAGAATACCAGAAGACAACTAGCATAGATTGCGTAGTCGGGTCACTCTTGTGTTGGGCTGGGTCATTCACCCGAACCCTTTAGCGATTTCACCTGCATTACCAGAAacagaggaggaagaagagaaagagagagagagagaggggacTAACAGTGTCAAACCAGACGCAGAGCTGTAAAATCCAGCGATATTTGATCCAATTGAATCAACGAAAGAAGGGAATCacaaaattcttgaagaacaaggggaaaaaaaagataaacatGTTGCCCACAACTTCAAAAGGTTTAGGTCGAACGAGCTCTCATGTCCGACCCAATTCAGTATTGCCTCAGTACCTTCGCAAAATAATCAAggtttctttttcattctttccattTCAATTAACTCTCTGCACATGTAGTTTGTCTGATCTTGTACAGATCAGATCCCGATCTTGGTattcttttgtttcatttacTCGCTTTTCTTGTTCTACACTTTCAAATTATGGTATTTCTCTGTATAATTCTCCATCAAGATTTTAGGATTTGTTAATGGATTATAATTCTGGTAATTATTGTTAATATTggattatcatatttttaaaactaaaaaagaaaagaaagatgatTACACCCAAGATAGTAAAGCAACTAAAAGGGGAATAATGTGGAAGAtttgttaaaatattatatactaaACAATTCAATACtcgaaagaagaagaagaagatcactGGCAAGTAACTGGTGAGAGGGTAGAGAAGGAGAACCTATTTAGTTGGCAATAAGGAGGAGTACTATTGATGAAAAGGTGGGGCTAAAATATGATCAAGGCAAAATAGAGTAAAGGGTGGAGTTAAAAAAATAAggttaagggtaaaatgatattattaaataatagtaGCTGACCCGGACACCACAGTTTAAGTAATAGTAAGGGAAAATCGGGAGCAGAAGTGTGTTAATTCTATCACATTAAGTTAGTTATTGCATGAAATGggtcttttatttgtttatgtaAAAATGGATTTGACATTGCAATGCAATAATTTTAAAGTAGCAATGATaacaaacattgtatttaaaataacaatagTACAATGTGAACCCACAATCGAAACTGCATGTTAGTGTGCTGGAGATTGTATTCAATGCCTAAACCCTCTCTGTAGACAatcacatttttctttattataccAACTAGAAATATACGAGGTAATAGTAAGATAGCCAACTTCAGTTTGCCATCTCTTAGATTCACTGGTATCTCTGGTTTCTCAGATGTTTCTCTCAGTTCTACTGGAATGCTTCCAGTTCTCTAATTTAGACCTATTAGTTTGCAAATGTTAGAACCTCGTCCGCTGTGTATCTGCCATCATGAACTCCATGTTTAATTAGTGCTCCTTGATTATATGTTGGCAAATTGTAGCGAAAATGAAGCAATTtgcttttttattgttttttgagAGAGGTAACTGCACTGAAGCAATGTGCTTGTTTTGTTAATTTCTGTTTAATTCATTTGTTCAAAAAGGGTTTTCATTTCCGGTAACTTTACTGTTTCCGCTCCTCCTTCAATGTGTGCAGTGGCAACAGATGGATATCGAATATACCTTTTGGCAAATGCTTCATCTATGCACCTCCCCTAAAGTAGTGTAAGTATTTTGTGTATCAAGTGCCATGTTCTTTTAAATTTAGTACTACAGTACAGTTAATATTTCATAGAATATTAATGAACTTGCAATATCTTGTGTTCTGTTAAGTAGTGTTAGACTATCTAGTCTAGTGATCATCTTTTCTGGGGTATCAGTTAACAAGATGTGATACTGATTTCAGGGCAGATGAATAAACATTCATTTTCCTGTGAAGTGTGAACCATATCAATTTGTTGTTGATCCAAAAACTCATGTATGGATAAGCATTGCATGAGATAAGTTGTCTTTTAATGTCAATACTTCATATGAAAAGATTAAATTATCGAAAGAGTTGATGGAGTatccaaataaaaaagaaatgaaggagaaaaataaagaggaaTTGTAAGAGTTCTTGATGATAAAAAGAAAGCACTAAACCCCCACTGTGGGGCTAAAAAAGAAACTGTAGGAGTTATGTTACACAGAACATTGTGCTCATCTGTTGTGAAGGTTCTTGCAATGATCTCAAATGGATCGATGTGAGCAACAGGGAGAGAGATGCTAATAAGGGCACTGATATGATATGTGACATTTGAAAGATTTTCGTGGAATGTTGTTAGAATAGGTGAAGCAAAAGGAGGGGTCAAAAATAGGTGTGATCTGCTAGTATAAGAGCAACTGCAATGATGAGGAAGTTTTGCGGTTTAAACAAATAGTTATAGATAGTAAGTTTACTTCCTTTAAAGGGTTCCATTTGAGTTAATGGGGGTTGTTTGGAGAGAGACATAGGAGATCTTTTGAAGAAGTTGAATAGTAGTCTCCGCTCCCTTATTCTCGTCTGGTGAACGCAAAAATGTTCCTTCTTGTGTAGATGATTGGGTGGAGTTTGAAGAGAAATCATATTTTTGTAGATTCGCTACctgtttatgaatgaaaatacaTTTACTTGATTTAAAAAAAGCTCACTACTTCTGAAGGTTTTTAGGTGCCtgtttgcaattttttttcattaagatATTTTGCAAGTGTGTCGTTCTAAACATTGGTAACTTAAGTTACACTAATTGAGAATCCATTTCTTTGTTGTCATTCAACCTGTCAAACTCCTAGCTATAAAGCAATTGACCTTAATCTTGTTTTTCTGAGGAATTAAGTATTGGGATGAGGAAAAGAATCATAACAAAATGTGAGAGCGCTGGTGCATCTTTCACTTCTTTGTCTAATTTTCACCTTTGAATTTGGTGTTGACATGCTACAGTATAGCCAGATATCAGCTCATTAATCATTATACAATGATGTCTAATTTAGTTCCGAATTACTGATGTTGTATTTGCATTTGTTTGTGGCATTGGACATTTGATTCAGATATCAGCACACAAAGTACCACAAGCGTAAGTTTCCTTCTTGTCTTCCTTTATTCTTTCGTTCATTTAATGCAATATGATTCTTTTgtattgaaattgaatttgtgGATTGTTCTAGTACTGCTCAATCCTTATGGTTTCTTCTTATTCACTTTTCATATGATACTTCATCCATCCCaatttgtatgatgattcttaTGTTGGGactttattaaaaaatgataattttttatatcattCCCTTAATAATATTGTTGTATAACTTATATAAAGAAATTAATATCTATACAACTTTCTCAAGTTTTATGAATTCAAATTCATTTAACTGGTCAAGTTTATATTTGATGTGATGTTTTCTCGTTAAACTAACTTTTGAGCTAGTACTACTGATAACTTTTTGATAAGCAAGTGAGACTTCTACTGATAAATGCAGCAAGTTGATGCATAAGAGTAGCCAGGGGCCTTACAAATCTTCAGCCCCTAGCTGTTCTAATCTGTTAGGTAGCTAATGTAATAAACTATCAACATCATTTCCCTTTTGTACCTTGTGGCTAgtattattaatatttacttCTATTACTCTCTGTTTGTTACATAAATCGAACTAATATCCTATGCTTCGTGGTCAAATctcataaaatggg belongs to Solanum stenotomum isolate F172 chromosome 1, ASM1918654v1, whole genome shotgun sequence and includes:
- the LOC125853308 gene encoding uncharacterized protein LOC125853308, producing the protein MSSSGRSTAVAAGDLQIVAASERQVAALPPRPPASSSTALVEYTPPAANPEEEDLEIKLRRILECVPVRVSNTSGSSAGSGSGDFHQYRQMRRREQDRLARMDVDYQRRKEVAEFNLRREEKVKAAEERTAKKRARRQKKKQRKKEKKSNSGAGGEETRREESSDDDEADSDHH